Proteins from a genomic interval of Pseudodesulfovibrio nedwellii:
- a CDS encoding SPOR domain-containing protein: MAEKKEPKYKIKVPKLNASKKTYDLSLSLPGMISAVGAGVLALTFFFIMGILIGRGYRPEADVPPLEQIMPSSEHGQAEEQAKPKVLKLEELEYADRLSAPTQQVMDQPAVKPKPVKPAVKKPEVKVEVSSVKPEVFDPTAVKPGDPVFDYIYQVASFKKAEMADALRDKLVASGLRAQVASGEAKGSTWHRVQVLYHGSPASTDEMKAVLAKHGIKKPLLKKKTPAQ, encoded by the coding sequence ATGGCGGAAAAAAAAGAACCGAAATACAAGATTAAAGTCCCTAAGCTCAATGCGAGCAAGAAGACCTATGATTTATCCCTGTCCCTGCCGGGCATGATCAGCGCGGTTGGAGCGGGTGTACTCGCACTGACTTTTTTCTTTATCATGGGAATACTTATTGGCCGAGGATATCGACCAGAGGCAGATGTGCCGCCCCTTGAGCAGATTATGCCCTCCAGTGAGCATGGTCAGGCAGAGGAGCAGGCCAAGCCTAAAGTTCTTAAGCTTGAGGAGTTGGAATACGCGGATCGTCTGTCTGCGCCGACTCAACAGGTTATGGATCAACCCGCAGTTAAGCCGAAGCCGGTCAAGCCAGCGGTGAAGAAGCCTGAAGTCAAAGTTGAGGTTTCTTCTGTCAAGCCAGAGGTCTTTGATCCCACGGCAGTTAAGCCGGGTGATCCTGTCTTTGATTATATTTACCAGGTTGCTTCGTTTAAGAAGGCCGAAATGGCAGATGCCTTGCGTGACAAGCTGGTCGCTTCAGGCCTGCGTGCTCAAGTGGCATCTGGAGAAGCCAAGGGATCGACATGGCACCGCGTTCAGGTGCTTTATCACGGCTCGCCTGCCTCGACGGATGAGATGAAGGCGGTGCTTGCCAAGCATGGCATCAAGAAACCTCTTTTGAAAAAAAAGACACCAGCGCAATAA
- a CDS encoding queuosine precursor transporter translates to MNETLWILFALVDLCMVLVVYRLFGRVGLFGLMVFNLLLCNIQVLKTVELFGLTTTLGNVLYASVFLSTDLLSEFYGKKEARKGVLLGFVALVMMVGYMQIALYFQPAADDFAQPHLSALFGFMPRIALASMMAYLISQLHDVWAFHAIKQRTGEKYLWLRNNASTMVSQLFDSAIFCFIAFWGLFPTDVFMEILLSTYVIKIVVAGLDTPFIYLAKRIFTDRSHSPKEA, encoded by the coding sequence ATGAACGAAACGTTATGGATACTCTTCGCATTGGTGGACCTGTGTATGGTCCTAGTGGTCTACCGGCTCTTTGGTCGCGTTGGTCTGTTTGGCCTCATGGTCTTCAATTTATTGCTGTGCAATATTCAGGTGCTCAAAACCGTTGAACTTTTTGGTTTGACTACGACGTTGGGCAACGTGCTGTATGCCAGCGTATTCTTGTCCACGGACCTGCTCAGCGAATTCTACGGTAAGAAAGAAGCGCGTAAAGGCGTTCTCCTCGGATTCGTGGCTCTGGTCATGATGGTCGGATATATGCAAATTGCACTCTATTTCCAACCTGCCGCAGATGACTTTGCCCAGCCCCACTTGTCTGCCCTGTTCGGTTTCATGCCGCGCATCGCTTTGGCAAGCATGATGGCCTATCTCATATCCCAACTCCATGACGTCTGGGCTTTCCACGCCATCAAGCAACGGACCGGCGAAAAATATCTGTGGCTGCGCAACAACGCCTCCACCATGGTCAGCCAGCTGTTCGACTCGGCCATCTTCTGTTTCATCGCATTTTGGGGTCTGTTCCCTACAGACGTCTTTATGGAAATACTGCTTTCCACCTACGTCATCAAGATCGTGGTCGCCGGACTGGACACGCCGTTCATCTATCTGGCCAAACGAATCTTTACAGATCGCAGCCATAGCCCCAAAGAAGCATAA
- the tyrS gene encoding tyrosine--tRNA ligase: protein MNIFDELKWRGLINQVSDEDKVREYLATPGASMYCGFDPTAESLHIGNLVPLLCLVRMKRAGHNPLYLMGGATGRIGDPSGKDKERELSNTDIMEERLEKIKGQVRRFVERNTGDRPDIVNNYDWTKDMTAIELLRDVGKHFTINWMLQKESVKGRIGREETGISYTEFSYMILQSYDFYHLFKTRNCKLQIGGGDQWGNITAGCEFTRRRSAHEGEQAEVFALTFPLITTASGKKFGKSEGNAVYMNADLTSPYAFYQYFVNTDDADVIKFLKIFTFLDQDEIAEMEKQLEEAPHQRASQKKLAEEVTRMIHGQMELDRVLAATEALFGKGDLKAIDPVTLRSALESAPTFRYAPGDVPDLPQMFVDLGLVKSKGQARKDLKGGGVYINGERVEEDHVVTDSDFIAGELLVIRKGKKNYGLITKG, encoded by the coding sequence GTGAATATTTTCGACGAATTAAAGTGGCGAGGGCTTATCAATCAGGTATCCGACGAAGACAAGGTACGTGAATATCTTGCTACCCCCGGAGCCTCCATGTATTGCGGCTTCGACCCCACCGCGGAATCCCTGCATATTGGTAATCTCGTGCCCCTGCTCTGCCTCGTGCGCATGAAACGAGCAGGCCACAATCCACTCTACCTCATGGGTGGAGCCACAGGCCGCATCGGCGACCCATCCGGCAAGGATAAAGAACGAGAACTGTCCAACACCGACATCATGGAAGAGCGCCTTGAAAAAATCAAAGGCCAAGTCCGCCGCTTTGTAGAGCGCAACACCGGTGATCGCCCGGACATCGTCAACAACTATGACTGGACCAAGGACATGACCGCCATCGAGCTGTTGCGTGACGTGGGCAAACACTTCACCATCAACTGGATGTTGCAGAAAGAATCGGTCAAAGGCCGCATCGGCCGTGAAGAAACCGGTATTTCCTACACCGAATTCTCATACATGATCCTCCAGAGCTACGACTTTTATCATCTCTTCAAGACCCGCAACTGTAAGTTGCAGATCGGTGGAGGTGACCAATGGGGCAACATTACCGCAGGGTGTGAATTCACTCGTCGCCGTTCTGCCCACGAAGGCGAACAGGCCGAGGTCTTTGCATTGACTTTCCCCCTGATTACCACGGCGTCCGGCAAGAAGTTCGGCAAATCCGAAGGCAATGCGGTCTACATGAACGCAGATCTGACCTCACCATATGCCTTCTACCAATACTTCGTGAACACTGACGATGCCGATGTCATCAAATTCCTCAAGATCTTCACTTTCCTTGACCAAGACGAAATCGCGGAAATGGAAAAGCAGCTTGAAGAAGCACCGCACCAGCGGGCCTCCCAGAAGAAACTGGCCGAAGAAGTCACTCGCATGATTCACGGCCAGATGGAGCTGGATCGCGTCCTGGCAGCCACCGAAGCATTGTTCGGCAAGGGTGATCTCAAGGCCATTGATCCGGTCACTCTCAGATCCGCTCTGGAGTCCGCCCCGACCTTCCGTTACGCACCCGGAGATGTTCCCGACCTGCCTCAGATGTTTGTAGACCTCGGGCTCGTCAAGTCCAAGGGCCAAGCCCGAAAGGACCTCAAAGGTGGCGGTGTCTATATCAACGGCGAACGCGTTGAAGAAGACCATGTGGTCACGGATTCCGATTTCATCGCGGGCGAGCTGCTGGTCATCCGCAAAGGCAAAAAGAATTACGGATTGATCACCAAAGGATAA
- a CDS encoding TIGR00282 family metallophosphoesterase, which produces MRILFLGDIVGIPGRKAIKDSLARIREQESIDLVFANGENASGGYGLKAKHAKDFFKAGVDGITGGNHIWKYKDLYSMLDSDKRILRPLNYADHLPGTGLRIFEKKGLPPVAVFNVIGRTFMPPIDCPFAAMESALDALPADIPVQLVDFHAEATGEKIAMGYFLEGKVSAVVGTHTHVQTNDAKVLPGGTAYLTDLGMCGAVNSCLGMKPEIILDRYLTGLPRQLEAAAGPGILQGAIFDIEDTTGNAVSITTFKQNDRP; this is translated from the coding sequence ATGCGTATTCTGTTTCTCGGCGATATCGTTGGCATTCCCGGTCGCAAGGCGATCAAGGACAGCCTTGCCCGCATCAGGGAACAGGAGTCTATCGACCTTGTTTTTGCCAACGGTGAAAACGCCAGTGGTGGCTATGGCCTCAAGGCCAAACACGCCAAAGATTTTTTTAAAGCCGGGGTTGATGGAATCACTGGCGGCAATCACATATGGAAGTACAAGGACCTGTACTCCATGCTCGATTCGGACAAAAGAATTTTACGACCGCTCAACTACGCGGACCACCTTCCCGGAACCGGATTGCGTATCTTCGAAAAAAAGGGGCTTCCTCCCGTAGCCGTATTCAATGTCATTGGACGCACCTTCATGCCGCCCATAGACTGTCCGTTCGCAGCCATGGAATCAGCTCTCGACGCATTGCCCGCTGATATCCCGGTTCAGCTCGTTGACTTCCATGCCGAGGCCACAGGTGAAAAAATAGCCATGGGATATTTTCTGGAAGGCAAGGTATCAGCTGTAGTCGGTACTCACACACATGTTCAAACCAATGACGCAAAAGTTCTTCCAGGTGGCACAGCATATCTAACGGATCTGGGTATGTGTGGAGCCGTCAATTCCTGTCTTGGCATGAAACCTGAAATCATACTGGACAGATACCTGACCGGGTTGCCCAGACAGCTTGAAGCCGCTGCAGGACCCGGGATTTTACAAGGCGCGATTTTTGACATAGAGGATACAACCGGCAACGCGGTTTCCATAACTACGTTCAAGCAAAATGACAGACCGTAA
- a CDS encoding CheR family methyltransferase, protein MNKAMQVNQSQMGDAEFKRFSELIHTEFGIKMPPTKRVLLQSRFQKRLRVLGMSSYKEYCDYVFSDKGREEERSHLIDVVTTNTTHFFREPKHWDIMNNSVLPELWSRGIGRNSDLRIWSAGCSSGEEPYTLGMVLHEWATTHHGFKFSVLATDISKKILSEASNAVYSMDKVEDVPMQYKKKYMLKSKDKKLVKMDASLRNKVSFQRLNFMEDFKLPNHQDIIFCRNVVIYFDRATQATLFAKFCNNLKSGGYLFIGHSESLSGLTLPIRQVAPTVFQRL, encoded by the coding sequence ATGAATAAAGCCATGCAGGTCAATCAGTCCCAGATGGGCGATGCCGAATTCAAACGGTTTAGTGAACTCATCCACACGGAATTTGGCATCAAAATGCCGCCGACTAAACGCGTATTGCTGCAAAGTCGTTTTCAAAAGCGTCTCCGCGTTCTGGGCATGTCTTCTTACAAAGAATATTGCGACTACGTCTTTTCCGACAAAGGCCGTGAAGAAGAACGATCACACCTCATCGATGTGGTCACAACCAACACTACCCACTTTTTCCGTGAGCCCAAACATTGGGACATCATGAACAACTCCGTGCTGCCCGAACTATGGAGTCGGGGCATCGGCCGAAATAGTGATTTGCGCATATGGTCTGCCGGCTGTTCCAGTGGAGAAGAACCATACACTCTCGGCATGGTTCTCCACGAATGGGCCACGACTCATCACGGTTTCAAATTTTCTGTCCTTGCCACCGATATCTCAAAAAAGATTCTGTCCGAAGCCAGCAACGCCGTCTATTCCATGGACAAGGTGGAAGACGTCCCCATGCAGTACAAAAAAAAGTACATGCTCAAGTCAAAGGACAAGAAACTGGTCAAGATGGATGCGAGCCTCCGCAACAAAGTTTCATTCCAACGGCTCAACTTCATGGAAGATTTCAAACTCCCCAACCATCAGGATATCATTTTCTGCCGCAACGTGGTTATCTACTTTGATAGGGCTACCCAAGCCACGCTGTTCGCTAAATTCTGCAACAACCTGAAGTCGGGCGGATATCTTTTCATCGGACACTCAGAGAGCCTGTCAGGCTTGACGCTGCCCATCAGACAGGTAGCGCCCACGGTCTTCCAACGCTTATAA
- the rny gene encoding ribonuclease Y, with amino-acid sequence MLTEIAMVGGGIAVGLGAGFILFKYISDKQVSDSRGLAERIISEARKESEALKKETRLQAQDEIYTQKKELEREFKDRESQLKNEERRLHSKEERLDTKREKVADKEAQAIELEKQLIKQEKQLGELEEDLEHKADEHERKLQEISGLTVEEAKENLLSEIESRTRHEAAKMIRNIEMEAKETASKKAKEVLSLALQRYAGDYAGEQTVTAVALPSEDMKGRIIGREGRNIRALEAATGVDLIIDDTPETVVLSAFSPLKREVAKQALERLIHDGRIHPARIEEIVRKVESEMDTKLKEIGEQATFDVGVHGIHPEVINLLGRLHYRTSFSQNVLQHSMEVAFLCGVMAAELGLNEKEAKRAGLLHDIGKAVDHEIEGPHAIIGADLAKKHGESKEIIHSIAAHHEDTPPMSILANLVQAADSLSGARPGARKELLENYVKRLEELEGLATGFEGVQKAYAIQAGREIRVMVDSEKVGDENTYVLCKDIAEKIENNMTYPGQIRVTVIREKRAVGYAK; translated from the coding sequence ATGTTAACCGAAATCGCCATGGTCGGTGGAGGGATAGCTGTCGGTCTTGGAGCCGGCTTCATCCTCTTCAAATATATATCCGACAAGCAGGTTTCAGACTCCAGGGGCCTGGCCGAGCGCATAATCTCAGAAGCCAGGAAGGAGAGCGAGGCCTTGAAAAAGGAAACCCGCCTCCAGGCTCAGGATGAAATTTATACCCAGAAAAAAGAGCTGGAACGGGAATTCAAAGACCGCGAAAGCCAACTCAAAAACGAAGAAAGAAGGCTCCACTCCAAAGAGGAGCGCCTGGATACAAAGCGAGAAAAAGTCGCTGATAAAGAAGCCCAAGCCATAGAGCTGGAAAAGCAGCTCATCAAACAGGAAAAGCAGTTGGGCGAGCTTGAGGAAGACCTGGAACACAAAGCGGATGAACATGAACGCAAGCTTCAGGAAATTTCCGGCCTGACTGTCGAAGAGGCAAAAGAAAATCTCCTGAGTGAAATCGAATCGCGTACTCGTCATGAAGCCGCTAAAATGATTCGCAATATTGAGATGGAAGCCAAAGAGACAGCCAGCAAGAAGGCCAAAGAAGTCCTTTCCCTGGCCTTGCAACGCTATGCGGGCGATTACGCAGGTGAACAAACTGTCACCGCTGTCGCTCTGCCCTCCGAAGATATGAAAGGCCGCATCATTGGACGCGAAGGTCGCAACATCCGTGCTCTGGAAGCTGCAACCGGCGTTGACCTGATAATCGACGACACACCGGAAACCGTGGTTCTGTCTGCGTTCAGCCCGCTCAAACGCGAAGTTGCCAAGCAGGCTTTGGAACGTCTCATCCACGATGGGCGCATTCACCCCGCCCGCATTGAAGAAATAGTGCGCAAAGTTGAAAGTGAGATGGACACCAAGCTCAAGGAAATTGGCGAACAGGCCACCTTTGACGTTGGTGTTCACGGCATCCACCCAGAGGTCATCAACCTTCTGGGCCGCCTGCATTACCGCACAAGTTTCTCCCAGAACGTGCTCCAGCACTCTATGGAAGTCGCCTTCCTGTGTGGTGTCATGGCTGCCGAACTGGGACTCAACGAAAAAGAAGCCAAACGCGCAGGTCTGCTGCACGATATTGGTAAGGCCGTGGACCACGAAATCGAAGGCCCCCACGCCATCATCGGTGCGGATTTGGCCAAAAAGCACGGTGAATCCAAAGAAATCATTCACTCCATCGCTGCTCACCACGAAGACACACCGCCCATGTCCATTCTAGCCAATCTGGTTCAGGCTGCGGACTCACTGTCTGGCGCACGGCCTGGTGCACGTAAGGAACTGCTTGAAAACTACGTCAAGCGCCTTGAAGAATTGGAAGGACTGGCTACCGGATTCGAAGGCGTGCAAAAAGCGTACGCAATTCAGGCCGGACGTGAAATTCGCGTCATGGTTGATTCGGAAAAGGTCGGCGACGAGAACACATATGTTCTCTGTAAAGATATTGCCGAAAAGATCGAAAACAACATGACCTACCCCGGCCAGATCCGGGTGACAGTCATTCGAGAAAAACGGGCTGTCGGCTACGCCAAATAG
- the zapA gene encoding cell division protein ZapA — translation MPRYTLTLLGLEISFKTDADNPRIEAAQAFIDNKHKELVAGAGDISKEKLLTYLLLSLADDYLVATDKLQRLEEKIGEILEKTS, via the coding sequence ATGCCACGATACACGTTGACTCTGCTGGGACTCGAAATATCCTTCAAGACAGATGCGGATAACCCCCGCATTGAGGCCGCTCAGGCGTTCATTGACAACAAGCACAAGGAGCTTGTTGCCGGAGCCGGTGATATCAGCAAGGAAAAACTGCTGACCTATCTGCTCCTCAGCTTGGCGGACGACTATCTGGTCGCCACAGATAAACTGCAGCGACTGGAAGAGAAGATTGGAGAGATTTTGGAAAAGACCTCATAG
- the glmU gene encoding bifunctional UDP-N-acetylglucosamine diphosphorylase/glucosamine-1-phosphate N-acetyltransferase GlmU produces the protein MPDTKITALVLAAGKGTRMHSAKAKVLQTLLNEPMLYYVYAALKPIMQENILTVVGHDAEGVETAFPDKADQFITQDEQLGTGHALQVSWDAVEKTGATHCLVINGDTPLVTVEALHRITNVVGCCDLAFMTITPRDTGAFGRVVRDPERRITAIVEAKDYDLNVHGPVTGEVNAGVYLLKMDTIGPLLSKLKNENKSGEYYITDIVELAVSEGLTIDGVQCGDDISLMGINSPRELITAENTLRRQIVDEKLDSGVLIHNPDTVILGPKVEVEPGAEIFGHCEIYGKSTVKAGARLGSYNYILDSTFEGGCDVRQFNHIENATVGEKCWVGPYARLRPGAVMKKDARVGNFVEMKKATLGEGAKANHLTYLGDADVGAGSNIGAGTITCNYDGKNKFVTTIGEGAFIGSNTALVAPVTIGKDALVGAGSTITKDVPEGQGAVARGKQVNIKRRLKKS, from the coding sequence ATGCCTGATACAAAAATCACCGCCCTGGTCCTGGCCGCAGGCAAGGGAACACGTATGCATTCCGCCAAGGCAAAAGTGTTGCAGACGCTTTTGAACGAGCCGATGCTTTACTATGTTTATGCCGCGCTCAAACCGATCATGCAGGAAAACATCCTGACCGTGGTCGGACATGATGCAGAAGGCGTGGAAACCGCCTTCCCGGACAAAGCCGACCAATTCATCACGCAGGATGAACAACTTGGTACTGGCCACGCACTCCAAGTATCATGGGATGCCGTAGAAAAAACTGGAGCAACCCATTGTCTCGTTATCAATGGCGACACCCCACTGGTCACAGTTGAAGCACTGCACAGAATTACCAATGTAGTCGGTTGCTGCGACCTCGCCTTCATGACCATCACCCCCCGCGACACCGGCGCTTTTGGTCGCGTTGTGCGTGATCCTGAACGCAGAATTACGGCCATCGTGGAAGCCAAGGATTATGACCTGAACGTCCACGGCCCGGTTACGGGTGAAGTCAATGCTGGGGTCTACCTGCTCAAAATGGACACCATTGGGCCATTACTTTCAAAATTGAAAAATGAAAACAAATCGGGTGAGTACTACATCACCGATATCGTTGAATTGGCCGTAAGCGAAGGGTTAACCATCGACGGAGTGCAGTGCGGCGACGATATCAGCCTCATGGGCATCAACTCCCCACGAGAACTCATCACCGCCGAAAACACCTTGCGCCGCCAGATCGTGGATGAAAAACTGGATTCCGGTGTGCTCATTCACAACCCTGATACCGTCATCCTCGGCCCCAAAGTCGAAGTTGAACCGGGCGCCGAAATATTCGGTCACTGCGAAATTTACGGTAAATCCACGGTCAAAGCCGGAGCACGGCTTGGTTCATACAACTACATCCTCGACTCGACCTTCGAAGGCGGATGCGATGTGCGCCAATTCAATCACATCGAAAATGCGACAGTTGGCGAAAAATGCTGGGTAGGACCGTATGCACGGTTGCGCCCCGGTGCTGTCATGAAAAAGGACGCCCGCGTCGGCAATTTCGTGGAAATGAAAAAGGCAACGCTCGGCGAAGGAGCTAAAGCCAACCACCTGACATACTTGGGAGATGCCGACGTTGGAGCCGGGTCCAACATCGGAGCCGGAACCATCACTTGCAACTACGATGGCAAGAACAAATTCGTCACCACCATCGGCGAAGGCGCGTTCATCGGTTCCAACACCGCTTTAGTGGCCCCGGTCACCATCGGAAAGGATGCCCTTGTAGGGGCCGGATCGACTATCACGAAAGACGTGCCGGAAGGTCAGGGAGCCGTGGCTCGAGGCAAGCAGGTAAACATAAAACGCAGACTCAAGAAGTCTTGA
- a CDS encoding peptide transporter codes for MYDDKELKEYRDLMKPPDKFEEGFDWKTIVGAIFIGFLMMPGSMYLQLVIGQGIGPAARWVTIILFAEIAKRSYTHLKQQEIFLLYYMAGAALASPFQGLLWNQYLVQSDAARMLGLTEFIPHWIAPALGSGSYLERTFMHPDWLVPIMLLVGAQLVQRIDHFGLGYSLYRITSDVEKLPFPMAPVGALGTMALAESTEDKKTGWKWRVFSIGGVIGLAFGFFYVLLPALSGLLFSEPIRLIPIPWIELTMHTEDLLPAVATGIQFDLGLVFIGMVLPFWAVIGGLVGLIITIIANPILYSHGVLHRWHPGMATVETVFANNFDFYMSFGIGLGLAIGAVGIYYVVKSFRNTDGKGLDFSALFNPPEGRGDINFWVSIGIYVFSTLCYIAFCVWLVPSFPWIFFVLYGFIYTPIISYITARMEGVAGQFIALPMVREFSFIAGAKFFGYQGLEIWYAPIPIHNYGEATVQFRQIELTGTSLRGIIKAEIIVFPIVMVSSLLFSQFLWQLAPIPSPEYPFAQELWHLQALNTLLMQTSTLEGNSLFFEALSGPIVLSGLGLGLIMYSVLNVLGLPVLLVYGVVRGLGQSTPHGMLLEVIGALLGRFYFLKKYGKQWRHYAPVLLAGFSCGMGLTGMFAMGCTLIMKSLGRLAY; via the coding sequence ATGTATGACGACAAAGAACTGAAAGAGTATCGTGACTTAATGAAGCCCCCCGACAAGTTCGAGGAGGGGTTTGATTGGAAGACGATAGTTGGTGCCATTTTCATAGGATTCCTGATGATGCCGGGGTCTATGTATTTGCAACTCGTCATTGGTCAGGGCATCGGTCCTGCAGCCCGCTGGGTAACGATCATCCTCTTTGCAGAGATTGCAAAACGCTCATACACCCACCTAAAACAGCAAGAAATTTTCCTTCTTTATTATATGGCTGGCGCGGCATTGGCTTCGCCGTTCCAAGGACTGCTATGGAACCAGTACCTCGTGCAGTCGGACGCGGCGAGAATGTTGGGACTGACCGAATTCATTCCACACTGGATAGCCCCGGCTCTTGGGTCAGGATCATATCTAGAACGCACATTCATGCACCCGGACTGGCTGGTACCAATCATGCTGCTGGTGGGCGCACAACTGGTGCAGCGCATCGACCACTTCGGGCTGGGATATTCTCTGTATCGCATCACTTCGGATGTGGAAAAACTGCCCTTCCCCATGGCCCCGGTTGGCGCATTGGGTACCATGGCACTGGCCGAATCCACCGAGGATAAAAAAACCGGCTGGAAATGGCGGGTGTTCTCCATCGGCGGAGTCATCGGACTGGCGTTTGGATTTTTCTATGTATTGTTGCCAGCACTATCAGGACTACTGTTCAGTGAACCAATCCGACTGATTCCCATTCCGTGGATTGAGTTGACCATGCACACTGAAGACCTTTTGCCCGCAGTGGCAACAGGTATACAGTTCGATCTGGGGCTAGTGTTTATCGGCATGGTCCTGCCATTCTGGGCGGTCATAGGCGGGCTGGTTGGTCTGATCATTACCATCATCGCCAACCCGATCCTGTATTCCCATGGAGTCCTGCACCGCTGGCATCCGGGTATGGCAACCGTTGAGACAGTGTTCGCCAACAACTTTGATTTTTACATGAGCTTCGGTATCGGACTGGGCCTGGCCATCGGCGCGGTGGGTATCTATTATGTGGTCAAATCTTTCCGAAATACGGATGGTAAAGGACTGGATTTCTCGGCCCTGTTCAATCCACCTGAAGGCCGTGGTGACATCAACTTCTGGGTATCCATCGGCATCTATGTTTTTTCAACACTCTGTTACATCGCGTTCTGCGTTTGGCTGGTGCCATCATTCCCATGGATTTTCTTCGTGCTGTACGGCTTCATCTACACGCCGATAATCTCGTACATCACAGCCCGAATGGAAGGTGTAGCCGGTCAGTTCATCGCACTGCCCATGGTTCGAGAATTCTCATTCATCGCCGGCGCCAAATTCTTCGGCTATCAAGGTCTTGAAATCTGGTACGCGCCCATTCCCATTCACAACTATGGAGAGGCCACGGTCCAATTCCGGCAGATCGAACTGACCGGAACAAGCCTACGCGGCATCATCAAGGCGGAAATCATCGTCTTCCCCATCGTCATGGTATCGTCGCTGCTGTTCTCGCAATTCCTGTGGCAGTTGGCACCCATTCCGTCCCCGGAATATCCGTTTGCCCAGGAATTATGGCATTTGCAGGCATTGAATACCTTGCTGATGCAAACCTCAACACTTGAAGGCAACTCACTCTTCTTCGAGGCGTTGTCCGGTCCCATTGTACTGTCAGGTCTCGGGCTGGGGCTGATCATGTATTCGGTGCTGAACGTGCTCGGATTACCCGTACTACTCGTCTATGGAGTGGTGCGTGGTCTGGGACAATCAACGCCGCATGGCATGTTGCTGGAGGTAATCGGCGCATTGCTCGGTCGATTCTATTTCCTGAAGAAATACGGCAAGCAATGGCGGCATTACGCGCCGGTTCTGCTGGCTGGGTTCTCCTGCGGCATGGGATTAACGGGTATGTTCGCCATGGGTTGCACGCTTATCATGAAATCACTGGGCCGATTGGCGTATTAG